In Sphaeramia orbicularis chromosome 12, fSphaOr1.1, whole genome shotgun sequence, the following proteins share a genomic window:
- the LOC115429178 gene encoding glutamine synthetase-like, which yields MGSVSDSSCLNKAVRQQYLNLPQRDKCQVTYIWIDGTGEGLRNKTRTLDCEPQTVEDIPEWNFDGSSTYQAEGSNSDMYLIPVAMFRDPFTLDPNKLVLCEVLKYNRLPAETNHRHRCKKVMEEVRERCIWFGMEQEYTLLGMDRHPFGWPKNGYPGPQGPYYCGVGADNAYGRDIVECHYKACLYAGVKICGTNAEVMPSQWEFQVGPCEGIDMGDHLWVARFLLHRVCEDFGVIATLDPKPMVGNWNGAGCHTNVSTREMREEGGLQVIEEAIEKLSKNHNKHIKEYDPRGGKDNMRRLTGLHETSSIHDFSAGVANRGASIRIPRQVGQDGRGYFEDRRPAANCDPYAVTRVIATTCLLVPEEDEEKE from the exons ATGGGCTCGGTGTCCGACAGTTCCTGCCTGAACAAGGCCGTTCGTCAGCAGTACCTGAACCTGCCACAAAGGGACAAGTGTCAGGTGACCTACATCTGGATCGACGGCACCGGAGAGGGGCTTCGCAACAAGACCCGGACCCTGGACTGTGAACCCCAGACCGTAGAAG ATATCCCAGAGTGGAACTTTGACGGTTCCAGTACGTACCAGGCTGAGGGTTCCAACAGTGACATGTACCTGATCCCAGTGGCCATGTTCAGAGACCCGTTCACCCTGGACCCAAACAAACTGGTCCTGTGTGAGGTGCTCAAATACAACCGCCTCCCTGCAG AAACGAACCATCGACACAGATGTAAAAAAGTGATGGAGGAGGTGAGGGAGCGCTGCATTTGGTTTGGAATGGAGCAGGAGTACACACTGCTGGGCATGGACCGACACCCCTTTGGCTGGCCTAAAAATGGATACCCAGGACCCCAGG GTCCGTATTACTGTGGCGTGGGCGCCGACAACGCCTACGGACGTGACATCGTGGAGTGTCACTACAAGGCCTGTCTGTACGCAGGAGTGAAGATCTGCGGCACCAACGCTGAAGTCATGCCCTCTCAG TGGGAGTTCCAGGTGGGTCCTTGTGAAGGCATAGACATGGGAGACCATCTGTGGGTTGCGCGCTTCCTGCTGCATCGTGTCTGTGAAGACTTCGGGGTGATCGCTACTCTGGATCCCAAACCCATGGTCGGAAACTGGAACGGCGCCGGCTGCCACACCAACGTCAGCACCAGGGAGATGAGGGAGGAAGGAGGACTGCA GGTTATCGAAGAGGCCATCGAAAAGCTGAGCAAAAACCACAACAAACACATAAAGGAGTACGACCCCCGCGGAGGAAAGGACAACATGAGGCGTCTCACCGGCCTCCACGAAACCTCCAGCATCCACGACTTCAGCGCCGGGGTGGCCAACCGGGGCGCCAGCATCCGCATCCCCCGCCAGGTGGGACAGGATGGGAGGGGCTACTTCGAGGACCGTCGACCCGCCGCCAACTGCGACCCCTACGCCGTCACCAGGGTCATCGCAACCACCTGCCTGTTGGTTCCAGAGGAGGACGAGGAAAAAGAGTAG